A single window of Nicotiana tomentosiformis chromosome 1, ASM39032v3, whole genome shotgun sequence DNA harbors:
- the LOC104108645 gene encoding uncharacterized protein isoform X1: MDNFRSFGLGKAFRKQRTNLYRRPQNESQMLLDCPDNSSISSTPQSDRLSRASSHDIVDYGNISGTSYSNLSGTETAMNQGVEDGNSADFRSGDTEQKDGQIDMNRFSEGYVTTSHIEDPQISGTVICNNHSGLHGIVSDGAGNDKKVKKVKLKVGGVTRTIHTSVAGSSSTKSSSSSDAPQPWQPKENTGGHHPSYTGKAIGLRGIPWKDFAKTGFSIRNVDSLQDQLPGQIVPLKQFGKYKAAHKSKPVLYRHLSDDEEDDDEIRYLEKLKSSKYSAIYSAGYEDVDEPGSKKQRKISKVLSQTSNGYGAGISDYNSLKARKGMKKSKSARESQDTDSEGVMLSDTELEPKKKQQGKEFIDFSVDGGTKLAVTTRQRAIQTGKDISSSAGLSAIGFPLGLPPPPPKKQKEKLSEVEQQLKKAEAAQRRRTQAEKAARESEAEAIRKILGQDSCRKKREDKLKKRQEELAQERNATAIALSSSTIRWVMGPSGNVVTFPNEMGLPSIFEPKACSYPPPREKCAGPSCMNTYKYRDSKSKLPLCSLHCYKAIREKIQPLNAC; encoded by the exons ATGGATAATTTCAGAAGTTTTGGGTTGGGCAAAGCATTTAGGAAACAGAGGACTAATCTGTATCGCCGGCCTCAAAATGAGTCCCAGATGCTTCTGGATTGTCCTGACAATTCATCAATTTCATCAACGCCACAATCTGATAGGTTGAGCAGAGCATCCAGTCATGACATTGTTGATTATGGTAATATTTCAGGAACATCATATAGTAACCTCAGTGGCACTGAGACTGCCATGAATCAAGGTGTGGAAGATGGAAACTCTGCAGACTTCCGTTCTGGTGATACTGAACAAAAGGATGGTCAGATAGATATGAACAGATTTAGTGAAGGATACGTCACAACATCTCATATAGAAGATCCCCAAATAAGCGGAACTGTGATTTGCAATAACCATTCTGGACTGCATGGAATAGTATCAGATGGAGCTGGGAATGACAAGAAAGTCAAGAAAGTGAAACTCAAGGTTGGCGGTGTTACAAGAACAATACACACTTCTGTTGCTGGGTCCTCTTCAACAAAGTCTTCCTCCTCTTCAGATGCTCCCCAACCATGGCAACCAAAG GAGAATACAGGTGGACATCATCCCTCTTATACTGGCAAGGCAATTGGCTTACGAGGTATCCCCTGGAAGGATTTTGCTAAAACTGGTTTTAGCATCAGGAATGTGGATTCCTTGCAGGATCAGTTACCTGGGCAGATTGTCCCTTTGAAACAATTTGGAAAATATAAAGCAGCTCATAAAAGCAAACCTGTGCTTTATAGACATTTATCAGatgatgaagaagatgatgatgagatCCGTTACCTGGAGAAGCTCAAGTCTTCCAAGTACTCTGCTATTTATAGTGCTGGCTATGAGGATGTTGATGAACCTGGAAGTAAAAAGCAACGGAAGATATCAAAGGTGTTAAGTCAAACTAGTAATGGTTATGGTGCAGGTATTAGTGATTACAACTCGCTCAAAGCACGTAAAGGGATGAAGAAGTCCAAATCAGCTAGAGAATCTCAGGATACTGACTCTGAAGGAGTGATGCTTTCTGATACTGAGTTAGAACCCAAGAAGAAGcaacaaggaaaggaattcattGATTTCTCAGTGGATGGTGGGACAAAATTGGCTGTCACTACTCGCCAACGGGCAATTCAAACTGGAAAGGATATTTCTTCCAGCGCAGGCTTGAGTGCAATTGGATTCCCCCTTGGGCTTCCACCTCCACCACCTAAAA AACAAAAGGAGAAGCTATCTGAAGTGGAACAGCAGTTGAAGAAAGCTGAGGCTGCACAAAGACGGAGGACGCAAGCTGAAAAGGCTGCTCGAGAGTCTGAG GCTGAAGCAATAAGGAAAATCCTCGGTCAAGATTCTTGTAGGAAAAAGCGAGAAGATAAACTTAAGAAGCGACAAGAGGAGTTAGCACAG GAGAGGAATGCAACTGCTATTGCACTGTCATCAAGTACTATCAGATGGGTCATGGGTCCTTCTGGTAATGTTGTGACATTTCCTAATGAGATGGGACTCCCAAGCATATTTGAGCCTAAGGCTTGCAG CTATCCTCCACCTCGCGAGAAATGTGCTGGTCCATCTTGTATGAATACGTATAAATACAGAGACTCGAAATCAAAACTTCCTCTATGCAGTCTCCACTGCTACAAGGCAATACGTGAGAAGATTCAACCTTTGAATGCTTGTTGA
- the LOC104108645 gene encoding uncharacterized protein isoform X2 has product MNQGVEDGNSADFRSGDTEQKDGQIDMNRFSEGYVTTSHIEDPQISGTVICNNHSGLHGIVSDGAGNDKKVKKVKLKVGGVTRTIHTSVAGSSSTKSSSSSDAPQPWQPKENTGGHHPSYTGKAIGLRGIPWKDFAKTGFSIRNVDSLQDQLPGQIVPLKQFGKYKAAHKSKPVLYRHLSDDEEDDDEIRYLEKLKSSKYSAIYSAGYEDVDEPGSKKQRKISKVLSQTSNGYGAGISDYNSLKARKGMKKSKSARESQDTDSEGVMLSDTELEPKKKQQGKEFIDFSVDGGTKLAVTTRQRAIQTGKDISSSAGLSAIGFPLGLPPPPPKKQKEKLSEVEQQLKKAEAAQRRRTQAEKAARESEAEAIRKILGQDSCRKKREDKLKKRQEELAQERNATAIALSSSTIRWVMGPSGNVVTFPNEMGLPSIFEPKACSYPPPREKCAGPSCMNTYKYRDSKSKLPLCSLHCYKAIREKIQPLNAC; this is encoded by the exons ATGAATCAAGGTGTGGAAGATGGAAACTCTGCAGACTTCCGTTCTGGTGATACTGAACAAAAGGATGGTCAGATAGATATGAACAGATTTAGTGAAGGATACGTCACAACATCTCATATAGAAGATCCCCAAATAAGCGGAACTGTGATTTGCAATAACCATTCTGGACTGCATGGAATAGTATCAGATGGAGCTGGGAATGACAAGAAAGTCAAGAAAGTGAAACTCAAGGTTGGCGGTGTTACAAGAACAATACACACTTCTGTTGCTGGGTCCTCTTCAACAAAGTCTTCCTCCTCTTCAGATGCTCCCCAACCATGGCAACCAAAG GAGAATACAGGTGGACATCATCCCTCTTATACTGGCAAGGCAATTGGCTTACGAGGTATCCCCTGGAAGGATTTTGCTAAAACTGGTTTTAGCATCAGGAATGTGGATTCCTTGCAGGATCAGTTACCTGGGCAGATTGTCCCTTTGAAACAATTTGGAAAATATAAAGCAGCTCATAAAAGCAAACCTGTGCTTTATAGACATTTATCAGatgatgaagaagatgatgatgagatCCGTTACCTGGAGAAGCTCAAGTCTTCCAAGTACTCTGCTATTTATAGTGCTGGCTATGAGGATGTTGATGAACCTGGAAGTAAAAAGCAACGGAAGATATCAAAGGTGTTAAGTCAAACTAGTAATGGTTATGGTGCAGGTATTAGTGATTACAACTCGCTCAAAGCACGTAAAGGGATGAAGAAGTCCAAATCAGCTAGAGAATCTCAGGATACTGACTCTGAAGGAGTGATGCTTTCTGATACTGAGTTAGAACCCAAGAAGAAGcaacaaggaaaggaattcattGATTTCTCAGTGGATGGTGGGACAAAATTGGCTGTCACTACTCGCCAACGGGCAATTCAAACTGGAAAGGATATTTCTTCCAGCGCAGGCTTGAGTGCAATTGGATTCCCCCTTGGGCTTCCACCTCCACCACCTAAAA AACAAAAGGAGAAGCTATCTGAAGTGGAACAGCAGTTGAAGAAAGCTGAGGCTGCACAAAGACGGAGGACGCAAGCTGAAAAGGCTGCTCGAGAGTCTGAG GCTGAAGCAATAAGGAAAATCCTCGGTCAAGATTCTTGTAGGAAAAAGCGAGAAGATAAACTTAAGAAGCGACAAGAGGAGTTAGCACAG GAGAGGAATGCAACTGCTATTGCACTGTCATCAAGTACTATCAGATGGGTCATGGGTCCTTCTGGTAATGTTGTGACATTTCCTAATGAGATGGGACTCCCAAGCATATTTGAGCCTAAGGCTTGCAG CTATCCTCCACCTCGCGAGAAATGTGCTGGTCCATCTTGTATGAATACGTATAAATACAGAGACTCGAAATCAAAACTTCCTCTATGCAGTCTCCACTGCTACAAGGCAATACGTGAGAAGATTCAACCTTTGAATGCTTGTTGA